In Pristiophorus japonicus isolate sPriJap1 chromosome 31, sPriJap1.hap1, whole genome shotgun sequence, the genomic stretch TAGCAGTTCAGGTGGATAAGGTAGATATGAAGGCGTACGGACTAAGAACTGCAAAATTgtgtaggctggatagctctttgatggCTAGCGCAGACATGTTAGACTGAAATGGTCTCCTTTCATGCTGCAAActtgcatgattctatgattctataccagcAGAGCACTGTCAGCTCGAATATAATTATAGTTTACCACTAACATCAGAAGGGCACTTTCAGTGCCAGTGTAATTGTGTTGGTATCGCTGCTATCGGTGGAAAACAGTCACATCGAGAGCAACTGTTGGTGTGCCAATGGTGCAGAACAAGCTGGAGCACCGCTGGTGTAAGTGCAGGAAACCACTCGATCAGGACATTCACGTCCATTACCTGAATGAGTTCAGCGTTATCACTGGTGCCAGAGGAGCAAGATTACCTCGAGTATAAGTGCAGTGTACAACTAGAACTGCAGTGGCACTTTCTCCTCTGTTGGAAATGTAGTGCTATGAATAGTACCAGAGATGTAAGATCACCACGATTTTAAGTGTGGGTCATCCACAGTTACAACAGAAGCACTCTCACCTCAAATACAAGGATAGATTTACAACAACTACCAGAGGAATGCGGTTACCTTCAATGCCCTACGACTGTGCTCACAACCAATTGTGCACGACATGGCTCACCAGCTGTTCTGGACGGGTTTGACCAATCCGACTGAGTCAAGGATAGGGGCAGGACATGCAGGGCTAGGGGAGCTGCCATCACTGCTCCTGCAGTAATAGGCTCAGCAGCTGTACTGTGAGATTGCACATACAAATTGTAATGAAGATTTTATTTGAGCACGCTTTTTAGAAAATTCCCGCTAACACTTTCAATTATTTCATTAATCTGATGAATCAGACAAAAACAATTTATCTCAGTCTATTTGTTAAGTGACTGTAAATAATGCTAATTATGAGTTAACCTGATTGACTCTctggtggattgacgtgtggataaATATATGTTCCCTTCCATTGCCTCAGACGTGTGCCTATCAGAATATTTCAGTTCCAAACGAATACATCCACTGTCACGAAAATGGGCCAACTAATGATGCTACAGATAAAAGCGATTTATTTCCCGATTCTCGCAGTCATCGGTGTAACAGGTGAGTCATATTAACCTGTTTGTTGTTGATCTGTATGAACTGACTCATGTTCTTACCACATGTAGGATACGATAACGTGTTttctagatagaaacatagaaaacatagaaaataggtgcaggagtaggccattcggcccttctagcctgcaccgccattcaatgagttcatggctgaacattcaacttcagtaccccattcctgctttctcgccataccccttgatcccccgagtagtaaggacctcatctaactcctttttgaatatatttagtgaattggcctcaacaacgttctgtggtagagaattccacaggttcaccactctctgggtgaagaagttcctccgcatctcggtcctaaatggcttaccccttatccttagactgtgacctctggttctggacttccccaacattgggaacattcttcctgcattgtaATGGCAGCATTACAGGGTCATTAGAGACTGGAACAATCTCACTGAAGCGGCCGTCCACACTTTCTGCTTTCCCCTTAAGCTGATATCATTAATGAAGTTACAATATTCTCTGAAGCTACAGTCCAAGGATTTTGGCTGATTTCTGGATTGTCTTGATGCCCCGTGCACAGTGAGCATTGCAGCAGCTCAGTAAAGTATGTGGGTTGGTTTTGAAGGTTAGAGGTCCATTACTAATCATATTCCACACAGGTCCATGCTGACAGTAAGACCGAATGGAGTAAAATGCTCTCACCAGATATTTccatctatatttctatatttcaatcagacactccaacattatTTCTCTGCTCTCTTTTTCTTACAGCGAACTTGGTGACAATTGTTATTTTATCCCGAAGGAATTGTGGCCTTTCCAagtgtatctctgtctacatgATCGCCATGGCATCCGtggatctactggtcatgatcgTCAATGTAATGCTGTACAATATTTTCAGTAATCGCTTTACACTTTCATTCCTGTCCCACACTCCCGTGTGTAAGCTCATTTTATACATGACTGCTGTCAACCTTGATTTGTCTGTTTGGTTCACCGTTTccttcacatttgaccgatttgtggttatctgctgccagaagtttaaaacaaagtattgcaccgagagaactgcGGCCATGGTTATAACAGCTTTCACATTCCTCATCTTTTTAAAGAACATCCCTGTTTTGCTTGCATTTGAACCTCATCAAATAATTAACAAGGTACATTGGGGTTGCGTGACAAGTGTAGCATTTGTTTCCTCACCTCCAGGTGCGGCATACGTCTGGTTTCACAGCGCCTGGGGCGTTTGGTTTCCCTTTACTTTAATTGCCTTGTTAAATTGTTTGACAGgcagacgtattttagtggccagtagaTCCCGCAGGGGACTCAGGGGCCACAGGAGTGAGACGCAGAGCGAttcagagatggagaaccgaaagAAATCCATAATTTTACTCTTTGCTATATCGGGCAGTTTTGTATTGTTGTGGCTGACTGCTGCCGTGAGTTTGGTAACTACCAGGTTGGCAAGCATTAATTATTACCGAGGTGACCGCACAGACCCTGGATATATCGCCACTGAAACAGGACTAATGTTAAAGTTTTTGAGTTGCTTTCAAAACCCGTGTATTTATGCAGcgacccagaggaaattcagagaagagctGAAGACAGTGGTGAAATCTCCCTGGACATTCATTCTGAGGTTGGTTAGAAAAAGACAGTAAAACGATTCAATCCTAAAGAGAGCTTCCTCGTCACGAAAGCTCAATTTTACCTCTATTTCCACCGCAGAACATCCGTTTTCTGTGGTGATTGAAAAATTGGTGAGATCTTGTGTGAACATTTCAGCCATTTTGTAGGATGTGTTTGATTTATGCATTGCTTTAGTTTTTCGCACTTGTTTCGCTGAGTAAACATAATCTATTCCTGCAAATGAAGCACAGTCACGTTCAGGGATCAAGGATAACAATGATGAGTTCAGCAGTGGAGCCAGACATGTGACAAGACAGGAATCCACCATACACTGCAGATAAAGGGATCAGGCGTCGCACTTTAAAATCATCAATAAAGTTTAATTCTCTGCTAAAATCATCAAAGGTCTTGTGATCGCCGATATTGGTAATTTTCCTGTAAGTTTGGTGTGAATAATACAGGCGCGGATCTCTCTATTGGACACCATTCC encodes the following:
- the LOC139240348 gene encoding probable G-protein coupled receptor 139, whose protein sequence is MGQLMMLQIKAIYFPILAVIGVTANLVTIVILSRRNCGLSKCISVYMIAMASVDLLVMIVNVMLYNIFSNRFTLSFLSHTPVCKLILYMTAVNLDLSVWFTVSFTFDRFVVICCQKFKTKYCTERTAAMVITAFTFLIFLKNIPVLLAFEPHQIINKVHWGCVTSVAFVSSPPGAAYVWFHSAWGVWFPFTLIALLNCLTGRRILVASRSRRGLRGHRSETQSDSEMENRKKSIILLFAISGSFVLLWLTAAVSLVTTRLASINYYRGDRTDPGYIATETGLMLKFLSCFQNPCIYAATQRKFREELKTVVKSPWTFILRLVRKRQ